In Scleropages formosus chromosome 6, fSclFor1.1, whole genome shotgun sequence, the genomic stretch GTACAAAAGGAGCTGGACTTGCTCTGCTGAAGATCATGCTGAAACACATCTGGAACTAATGCTTCGATTTGTCCTACAGGACTTTTCCTCACCTCTCTGATATTTCTGCTCTTCCAGTTATCTCGATGCCCTGGATCGAATCTCTAAGGCCACTTACGTGCCCACCGAACAGGACATCCTAAGAGTTCGGGTGCCCACTACGGGAATCATAGAGTATCCCTTTCACCTGCAAAACGTGACCTTCAGGTACGCCCAGTTTGTGGAAAGGATACCATGAGTGTGGTAACGTGGCTACTAGGAATTTGCCAGCGGTACCAGGAGTGAGTTGCAGGTGGTGGAAATCTGGAAGAGCAAATGAGCTGAAGTTCATTATTGGCATAAAGTCTGCAATGGGAATAAGGGTGTAAAACATGAGGATGGTGGCTGGTGTACACTTCATTGCTGTCTCTGTAGTGCtcctgatgaaggtacttaccctgaactgacacaataaaaattagtCCACTGTATGAACAGGGTAAACCACGACAAATTAATACCAGTAACAGACTGCTGTCAAAGAGGGGTGAGAATGGTGCTCACTCTGATGTTACACTCTCTTCAGGATGGTGGATGtgggaggtcaaaggtcagagagGAAGAAGTGGATCCACTGCTTTGAGAGGGTGACTTCCATTATCTTCCTTGTGGCGCTCAGCGAATATGATCAAGTTTTACTGGAATCTCCCGATGTGGTAAGTTGATCTCCACAGATTTCATGTTTGATCTCGGTAgctatgaatgaaaaaaaatgatcagCCTGTCAGCTTAACACGATCATAATGATTGTTCACTGTACTCTGCATATTTGCCTAGAAACGCATGGAGGAGAGCAAGGCGTTGTTCAGGACTATCATCACCAGCCCCTGGTTTGAGGAATCTTCTTTCATCCTCTTTCTAAACAAGACGGACCTCCTAGAAGAGAAGATTGCACATTCTCACCTGGTGGACTATTACCCCAATTACACGGGTCAGTCACTGCATACATTTCTTCCTGTCCAGCTCCATTCTGTTGATCCTTGATGGTACTGATATGTTCAAAGTTTCAAAAGGCAGCTCCAGGTGACTTGGTTCATTGTGGAACACTCCCCAGACTCTGGTTTGAATCTGGATTGAGTTGTTCCCTGTTCCCAAAACTGACATCTCCTTTGGATGGTTTATGTGGGCCATGCTATGTGGTAGTAACGGTAAAGGGTGGCTATGGTACATAACAGGTCTGGTCTAGTTTAGTCATACTACCTGATGGAGATGATTTAGGTTGACCATAGTTATCTGTGGGGGATGGTTTATGTTGGCTGTGGTATCTAGTAAGGGTTAGGTTGACCATAGTATCTGGTAACGATGCTCTTAAATAGGTCTAGCTTTCTGCAAgggattgtttttgttttttatgataTCTCGTAGGAATGAATTAGGTTAACCATAGTATCTGCTTATGATGCTCTAATTTGACCAAGCTATCTGGAAGGGTTGGTTTATGTTGGCCATGGTATCTGGTAAGGATACACAGATGAGCTGCAGGAAGTCAGTGGTTTTATTAATTGTGCCCGTTTCAGGGCCCTTGGTTGAGAAATAATCATTACTGTGAATATTTGTAAGACAGAACTCTACGATGATGATTACTGTGACCCTTGGTGAGATCCTCTGATTTCTCCTCTTTTGTCAGAATGGACTAACTAATGGATAAATATGATTGCTGTAATTTGTGGTCCTTAGGTGATTATGGTTTGTGGAAACTTCTAGGCCCCAAGAATGATGCTGTGTCAGCTAGACGCTTCATCCTTCGCATGTATGAGGAGCAGAACACAGAGAAGAAGAACATCTACTCCCACTTCACCTGCGCCAcagacacggagaacatgcGCTTCGTATTTGCTGCGGTCAAGGACACCCTGATTAACATTAACCTTAAAATGTTCAGCATATTATAAAGTTCACGAGTGTGATGAGGTATgtgcaagatgctggagatgcTCCAGTTCCGATGAGTGTAACACTGGACAGAAACTGAATCTGCAAAAGTATCGGAAGGGAGAAACATGTATGTATGCGCTGCAGTTCATTTTTTGGGTTAACGTGATGTAAATACACGTGATGTTGTAACATATGTATGGCAacacagtgttttttctttatagGAAGAATTGTAGAAGCTATTTCATATATTTAGAAGATAATGCAGGCTAGGTGGTGTACAATTTATggcttgttttcactgtgtctTCATTCAAGTTCTTCTGTGATGAGGACAAAACATGTGAACACGGTCCACAGCAGAAGAAAATCCTTTAACACCACTGGCTCTGAAACTTTTTTACTGAcctttttcacagcaaaaataACACTAAAGCAAAGCCATGTAGAACGTGAGTAGTTGGCTGAAGGTAAAGAAGTGGTCATCGCTCAGCGACACTGCATCGCTGAGAATAAATCACGTTGGGTTCATACTAAATTAACTCCATCGCCATGAACATATGTATCGTATTTGTGAGCTTAGCCTCATTTTCACTTGAAAGGCTCCTTTCTTCTCATACAGAGCCTCATTGTCCGACAAACACCTCCATTTACATGAACGAAACAAACTGTCCGCTCTCTCATTTGCATGGAaggtgctgatgctgatgctctGCTGTGGTTTAGACGTGTGGTCAGATTGCGTGCTCATTTACTACCTTTTCAAGCTTCTCCAGCCAGTGCATCTTGCAGTGTTTCCAAGTCAGTGTGTC encodes the following:
- the LOC108931320 gene encoding guanine nucleotide-binding protein subunit alpha-14-like isoform X1, which gives rise to MNECCMSTEDRECLRISKEIERQLRREKEGSAREMKLLLLGAGESGKSTFIKQMRIIHGSGYSEEDRRGFTRIVYQNIFTSMQAMVQAMECLGIPLADPRNTQYAEMLKQVQLHMVTTLDQRHVEAIAQLWKDWGLQHCYQRRREYQLSDSTSYYLDALDRISKATYVPTEQDILRVRVPTTGIIEYPFHLQNVTFRMVDVGGQRSERKKWIHCFERVTSIIFLVALSEYDQVLLESPDVKRMEESKALFRTIITSPWFEESSFILFLNKTDLLEEKIAHSHLVDYYPNYTGDYGLWKLLGPKNDAVSARRFILRMYEEQNTEKKNIYSHFTCATDTENMRFVFAAVKDTLININLKMFSIL
- the LOC108931320 gene encoding guanine nucleotide-binding protein subunit alpha-14-like isoform X2 translates to MNECCMSTEDRECLRISKEIERQLRREKEGSAREMKLLLLGAGESGKSTFIKQMRIIHGSGYSEEDRRGFTRIVYQNIFTSMQAMVQAMECLGIPLADPRNTQYAEMLKQVQLHMVTTLDQRHVEAIAQLWKDWGLQHCYQRRREYQLSDSTSYYLDALDRISKATYVPTEQDILRVRVPTTGIIEYPFHLQNVTFRMVDVGGQRSERKKWIHCFERVTSIIFLVALSEYDQVLLESPDVKRMEESKALFRTIITSPWFEESSFILFLNKTDLLEEKIAHSHLVDYYPNYTGPKNDAVSARRFILRMYEEQNTEKKNIYSHFTCATDTENMRFVFAAVKDTLININLKMFSIL